One window from the genome of Salipiger abyssi encodes:
- a CDS encoding transglutaminase-like domain-containing protein produces MNPADPHLAKTRLLDFDATSIAKLIEERGWADLPSDDRIGAIYDFVRNEITFGYNRADDIPASEVLADGHGQCNTKGTLLMALLRGVGVRCRLHGFTIHKALQRGVVPELVYPLAPSEILHSWVEVDLGDGWVNLEGFILDAPFLQTLQQKFRETDSLCGYGVGTECLSAPPVTWSGNDTYIQKTGIVRDLGTFNAPDDFYSKHRQNFGFVRDLLYRHVIRHWMNARVRRIRRGILPPVPGFDRPNHRHEETNRAA; encoded by the coding sequence GTGAACCCCGCCGACCCTCATTTGGCCAAAACCCGGCTGCTTGATTTTGACGCGACCTCAATTGCAAAACTGATCGAGGAGCGCGGCTGGGCAGACCTTCCCAGCGACGACCGAATTGGGGCCATCTACGATTTCGTCAGGAACGAGATTACCTTCGGCTACAACCGCGCCGACGACATTCCGGCGTCCGAGGTCCTCGCAGATGGCCACGGGCAGTGCAACACCAAGGGCACGCTCCTCATGGCCCTGCTGCGTGGCGTGGGAGTTCGCTGCCGACTGCACGGGTTCACAATCCACAAGGCGCTTCAGAGAGGCGTCGTTCCGGAACTCGTCTATCCCCTCGCGCCGTCCGAAATCCTCCACTCCTGGGTAGAGGTGGACTTGGGCGACGGATGGGTCAATCTTGAAGGCTTCATCCTGGACGCGCCTTTCCTGCAGACGCTGCAGCAGAAATTCCGCGAGACGGATAGTCTGTGCGGCTACGGGGTTGGAACGGAGTGTCTGAGCGCCCCGCCTGTCACTTGGTCCGGCAATGATACCTACATCCAGAAAACCGGTATTGTTCGCGATCTTGGAACCTTCAACGCACCCGACGATTTTTACTCAAAGCACCGCCAGAACTTCGGATTTGTGCGCGACTTGCTCTATCGCCACGTCATCCGTCACTGGATGAATGCCAGGGTTCGCCGCATCCGCCGCGGAATCTTGCCGCCGGTCCCCGGATTCGATCGGCCGAACCACCGCCATGAGGAGACGAACCGTGCCGCATGA
- a CDS encoding TniQ family protein encodes MKPHPLPKTVAPLPDELLSGWLSRLAAANYCDDAELLAHLRIDTAHGTALNFNVDAAAAAKIANAARIDPDVVRSLTFPAMTTREASLTAQIPFQHCLQCSREGLSLKHWRRAWAFDCQVCGTRLVPTLGKASGEQMPEKLINRARNGAARLEYAARLRSSKQFRRAMRAVTFAISLKAFRGDPLYALQGHRLEVRLFGLAAIDAAQSRPLVKAAISSSGIDDYARVALLRAFDKEPRLLAAVVYIARQRAKSIGAMAVESHN; translated from the coding sequence GTGAAGCCGCACCCGCTGCCCAAGACTGTCGCGCCGCTGCCCGACGAGTTGTTGTCAGGTTGGTTGTCTAGGCTGGCGGCGGCCAACTACTGTGATGATGCGGAACTACTGGCTCATCTCAGAATCGATACCGCGCATGGCACCGCCTTGAACTTCAACGTCGACGCGGCTGCGGCGGCGAAGATTGCCAACGCCGCACGGATTGACCCAGATGTTGTGCGATCTTTGACCTTCCCAGCAATGACGACACGAGAAGCCTCGCTGACGGCCCAGATACCATTCCAGCATTGCCTGCAATGTTCCAGAGAGGGCCTTTCGCTCAAGCATTGGAGGCGAGCCTGGGCATTCGACTGCCAGGTTTGTGGGACGAGACTTGTGCCGACGCTCGGCAAGGCCAGTGGCGAACAGATGCCCGAAAAGCTGATAAATCGTGCGCGCAACGGCGCCGCGCGGCTTGAATACGCCGCGCGATTACGCAGCTCCAAGCAATTTCGGCGCGCAATGCGCGCGGTCACCTTTGCCATATCATTAAAGGCCTTCCGCGGAGATCCGTTATACGCTCTTCAGGGCCACAGGCTGGAAGTAAGGCTGTTTGGCCTTGCTGCAATTGATGCAGCCCAATCCCGTCCACTGGTCAAAGCGGCCATCTCAAGCTCCGGCATCGACGACTATGCAAGGGTTGCTCTATTGCGCGCCTTCGATAAGGAGCCACGTCTGCTTGCCGCGGTTGTTTACATCGCCCGGCAGCGCGCGAAAAGCATAGGCGCGATGGCAGTGGAATCTCATAATTAA
- a CDS encoding Mu transposase C-terminal domain-containing protein, with product MDDDREDFVAAGAEEARRAAVLRPLVQAYLKGTGSLESGINDAVWELGVSRATVWRWIKRLAEEGGRTSALASRKRGRPTGTTLISGKVEAVIEEHLRRYFLRRERPSLSRIVTEIRSACWQQGLQPPTRRTVQRRLDAMDAREIAKAREGAKAARQKFAPVVGDNKANRPLEVVQIDHTPADIILVDSFERKPIGRPWVTLAIDVATRMVTGYYTSLEAPSRLSVALCLTQAVAPKAELLAELVRNVPWPAQGKPHSIHVDNGRDFRSHAFRSACAEWGIDLVYRPPGSPHFGGHIERLIGTMMGAVHLLPGTTQSSVVAKGDYDAEGMATMTLSDFDRWFALEICRYNNSIHSSLGCTPVAKWEALSEQMMGDIPFEIEAFRVSFLPSELRKVRRDGIHLFQIRYWSDALAGHIGRGDGKVVVRYDPRDLSVIWVELDNDRYVEARYRNLEIPPVSLWEYREAMRNARALGKSGSNELVLAELIRQQRQIESESRSLTRAERRSRERKGTLEGANSAVSTTEGLRAIDTGDTSRPLFKVERW from the coding sequence ATGGATGATGATCGCGAAGACTTCGTTGCCGCTGGTGCTGAGGAGGCGCGCAGGGCGGCCGTTCTGCGTCCGCTTGTTCAGGCATATCTCAAAGGAACTGGCAGTCTGGAAAGTGGCATCAATGACGCCGTTTGGGAGCTTGGTGTCAGCAGGGCGACTGTCTGGCGCTGGATAAAGCGTCTGGCCGAAGAGGGTGGGCGCACCAGCGCGCTGGCTTCTCGGAAACGGGGCCGCCCGACTGGTACAACCTTGATATCCGGCAAGGTGGAAGCGGTGATCGAAGAACATCTTCGCCGTTATTTCTTACGGCGGGAACGCCCAAGCCTGTCGCGCATCGTGACAGAAATCCGAAGCGCGTGCTGGCAGCAGGGCTTGCAACCGCCGACACGTCGGACGGTTCAGCGCAGGCTGGATGCAATGGATGCCCGTGAAATTGCCAAGGCACGCGAAGGCGCAAAGGCGGCCCGCCAGAAATTTGCGCCGGTCGTAGGCGACAACAAGGCAAACCGGCCACTGGAGGTCGTGCAAATCGACCATACGCCTGCGGACATCATTCTCGTCGACAGTTTTGAACGCAAACCAATTGGGCGGCCTTGGGTCACGCTGGCGATCGACGTCGCAACGCGGATGGTGACCGGATATTACACCTCTCTCGAGGCACCTTCGCGTCTGTCGGTGGCGCTTTGCCTGACACAGGCTGTGGCCCCCAAGGCGGAACTTCTGGCGGAATTGGTGCGCAATGTTCCTTGGCCCGCGCAGGGTAAACCGCATAGCATCCACGTCGATAACGGGCGCGATTTCCGGTCGCATGCCTTTCGGTCGGCATGTGCAGAATGGGGGATCGATCTGGTCTATCGGCCGCCAGGCAGTCCTCATTTCGGAGGGCACATCGAACGATTGATCGGCACGATGATGGGGGCCGTGCACCTGTTGCCTGGAACAACGCAATCCTCGGTCGTGGCCAAGGGCGACTATGACGCCGAGGGCATGGCCACGATGACCTTAAGCGACTTCGATCGCTGGTTTGCTCTGGAAATCTGCCGCTACAACAACAGCATTCATTCAAGTCTTGGCTGCACGCCCGTTGCCAAATGGGAGGCGCTCTCAGAGCAAATGATGGGCGATATCCCCTTCGAGATTGAAGCCTTTCGGGTGAGCTTTCTGCCAAGTGAACTGCGCAAGGTCAGGCGTGACGGCATCCATCTGTTCCAGATACGGTACTGGTCCGATGCGCTTGCAGGCCACATCGGGCGCGGGGATGGAAAGGTGGTCGTCCGCTACGACCCTCGCGACCTCTCGGTGATCTGGGTCGAACTGGATAATGACCGATACGTCGAAGCTCGGTACCGAAACCTGGAAATTCCGCCTGTGTCGCTCTGGGAATATCGCGAAGCCATGAGGAATGCCCGTGCCCTTGGCAAGTCCGGGTCCAATGAGCTGGTCCTGGCTGAGCTGATCCGACAGCAACGCCAAATCGAGTCTGAAAGCCGGAGCCTGACGAGGGCCGAACGCCGATCCCGTGAAAGAAAAGGGACATTGGAGGGCGCCAACTCGGCCGTCTCAACAACCGAAGGGCTGCGCGCGATCGATACGGGTGATACATCGCGCCCATTGTTCAAGGTGGAGAGATGGTGA
- a CDS encoding helix-turn-helix domain-containing protein, with the protein MAKTIRTNGQLALVRALVDARQNAGLSQQQLAAKLKRHQSFVARLESGERRIDVVEFTVLARVIGFDKDEVLSIVEAATEPDHRI; encoded by the coding sequence GTGGCAAAGACAATCAGAACAAATGGTCAGTTGGCGCTCGTCCGTGCGTTGGTTGATGCACGTCAGAATGCGGGTCTCAGCCAGCAGCAGTTGGCGGCGAAGCTCAAACGCCACCAGTCGTTTGTGGCACGTCTCGAAAGCGGCGAGCGTCGTATCGACGTCGTGGAGTTTACAGTTCTGGCGAGGGTTATTGGCTTTGATAAAGATGAAGTCCTGTCGATTGTCGAAGCCGCCACGGAGCCCGACCACAGGATTTGA
- a CDS encoding MerR family transcriptional regulator: protein MLTIGTLAKKTGTKVQTIRYYEQIGLMPEPGRTEGGQRRYGDAELDRLSFVRHARQLGFSLDAIRELLDLSDHPGKSCAEADAIARRQLKQVEQRLARLEALRTELKRMVHECSGGQTSDCRVLEVLRDHSECLTDHEEIGA, encoded by the coding sequence ATGCTGACGATTGGGACTCTGGCGAAGAAGACCGGAACAAAAGTGCAGACCATCCGGTATTACGAGCAGATCGGACTTATGCCTGAGCCCGGCAGGACCGAGGGGGGCCAACGACGCTATGGCGACGCCGAACTCGACCGCTTGTCATTCGTCCGGCACGCTCGGCAACTGGGCTTCTCGTTGGACGCGATCCGTGAGCTCCTCGATCTCAGCGATCATCCGGGAAAGTCCTGTGCAGAGGCGGATGCAATCGCCCGTCGGCAACTCAAACAGGTCGAGCAACGATTGGCGCGGCTCGAGGCGCTGCGGACGGAATTGAAGCGGATGGTGCATGAGTGCAGCGGCGGACAGACTTCTGATTGCCGTGTGCTCGAGGTACTGCGCGACCATTCCGAATGCCTGACCGACCATGAAGAGATCGGCGCCTGA
- a CDS encoding SCO family protein yields MAGAAAFVFIWLLLWSDYRADLARAENEPPFLADFELTDHRGIVQTDEDFAGRWMLVFFGFTNCPDVCPTTLSEVAAVMEGLGDEAAVVQPIFITIDPERDTPTALAEYVPMFDAGIIGLTGTPEQIAATSETFPIFYERIEQATAPGGYTMGHTSHLFLFDTQAGFADSWPYGTPAEEILADLRERI; encoded by the coding sequence TTGGCGGGCGCGGCGGCGTTCGTTTTCATCTGGCTGTTGCTATGGTCCGACTACCGTGCCGACCTTGCCCGAGCCGAGAATGAACCACCGTTTCTTGCTGATTTCGAACTGACCGATCATCGCGGCATTGTCCAAACGGACGAAGATTTCGCAGGGCGCTGGATGCTGGTCTTCTTTGGCTTCACCAATTGCCCTGACGTCTGTCCGACAACACTGTCCGAAGTCGCGGCCGTGATGGAGGGCCTGGGCGATGAGGCGGCAGTGGTTCAGCCGATTTTCATAACGATCGACCCCGAGCGAGATACGCCGACGGCTTTAGCGGAGTACGTGCCCATGTTCGACGCAGGGATCATCGGGCTTACCGGTACACCGGAGCAGATCGCCGCGACATCCGAAACTTTTCCGATATTCTATGAACGGATCGAGCAGGCGACTGCGCCGGGCGGATACACGATGGGTCACACGTCGCATCTTTTCCTTTTCGACACGCAAGCAGGCTTCGCGGACTCCTGGCCCTACGGCACGCCCGCCGAAGAGATCCTCGCCGATCTGAGAGAGAGGATCTGA
- a CDS encoding cation transporter, with product MAEQRNATERRTLWIVLGLNIGLAVAFFASGAFGESSALIANGLDNLSDSFVYAISLFALSRSAKWKRGAANVSGGLLILFALGILYDAWRRYVGGSDPLGTIMIVMALVAAAINALCVWLLARLRDPDVNIRAANTFSWNDFAANLGIVVAGGLVAWLGTNWPDLVVGVIVAGIAAWGGVGILRDAHGEHHKAVHNDDQVTKDSA from the coding sequence ATGGCGGAGCAGAGAAACGCAACGGAAAGACGCACACTCTGGATCGTGCTGGGTCTCAACATCGGGCTGGCAGTCGCTTTCTTCGCCTCGGGCGCATTCGGCGAGTCAAGCGCGCTTATCGCCAATGGCCTCGACAATCTGTCGGACAGTTTCGTCTACGCGATCAGCCTCTTCGCGCTGTCCCGCTCCGCCAAGTGGAAGCGCGGAGCGGCGAACGTTTCGGGCGGCCTGCTGATCCTCTTCGCCCTTGGAATCCTGTATGACGCGTGGCGCCGCTACGTCGGCGGATCGGATCCTCTTGGCACGATCATGATTGTCATGGCGCTGGTAGCGGCGGCCATCAACGCACTTTGCGTCTGGCTGCTGGCACGGCTTCGCGATCCAGACGTAAACATCCGAGCGGCGAATACGTTCAGCTGGAACGACTTCGCGGCCAATCTCGGAATCGTCGTCGCAGGCGGGCTCGTAGCCTGGCTCGGAACGAATTGGCCGGACCTTGTCGTGGGCGTGATTGTCGCCGGCATCGCGGCCTGGGGTGGCGTCGGAATCCTGAGAGACGCGCATGGTGAACACCACAAGGCGGTGCACAATGACGATCAGGTAACCAAGGACTCGGCCTGA
- a CDS encoding IS256 family transposase yields MTDDRMTLIELVAKQADGDLVREMLAFAAERIMEVEVEARTGAAKGARSPLREVQRNGYRDRDWDTRAGRIALEIPRLRKGSYLPSFLEPRRTAEKALVAVIQEAYVHGVSTRSVDDLVKAMGAGGMSKSQVSRLCVEIDERVNAFLSRPLEGAWPYLWLDATYVKVRESGRIISRAVIIAVAVNEDGKREVLGVATGPSEAETFWTDFLRSLADRGLRGVKLVVSDDHKGLRAAARRVFDATHQRCRVHWMRNALAHAPTKQRTAVAAMLKTIFAQENKADAEAQWEVVADALREKQARLGALMDASRDDVLAYMDFPREHWAQIASTNPLERVNREIKRRSDVIGIFPNDEAIVRLVGALMLETNDEWTVARRYMSLESLARVTDTTTVRLSAVAT; encoded by the coding sequence ATGACCGATGACAGAATGACGCTGATTGAGCTGGTTGCGAAGCAGGCCGATGGCGATCTCGTGCGCGAGATGCTGGCCTTCGCGGCCGAGCGGATCATGGAAGTGGAGGTCGAGGCGCGAACCGGTGCCGCGAAGGGCGCTCGCTCTCCCCTGCGGGAGGTTCAGCGAAACGGTTACCGGGACCGCGACTGGGACACTCGTGCCGGTCGGATCGCGCTGGAAATCCCGCGGCTGAGAAAGGGGAGCTACCTGCCCAGCTTCCTGGAGCCGCGACGGACTGCTGAGAAGGCGCTGGTGGCGGTGATCCAGGAGGCTTACGTCCACGGGGTCTCGACGCGCTCCGTAGACGATCTGGTGAAGGCGATGGGCGCTGGCGGCATGTCGAAGAGCCAAGTCAGTCGCCTTTGTGTCGAAATCGACGAGCGGGTGAATGCATTCCTCTCCCGGCCGCTCGAAGGCGCCTGGCCCTATCTCTGGCTCGACGCGACCTACGTGAAAGTGCGCGAGAGCGGGCGGATCATCAGCCGCGCCGTGATAATAGCGGTAGCTGTGAACGAGGACGGCAAGCGCGAAGTTCTCGGCGTCGCCACCGGTCCATCCGAAGCAGAAACGTTCTGGACCGACTTCCTGCGCTCTCTCGCCGACCGTGGCCTGCGCGGCGTGAAGCTGGTGGTCTCCGATGACCACAAGGGGCTGCGGGCTGCCGCGCGGCGGGTGTTCGACGCGACGCACCAGCGCTGTCGCGTTCACTGGATGAGAAACGCGCTTGCCCATGCTCCGACCAAGCAGCGCACGGCCGTGGCGGCAATGCTGAAGACGATCTTCGCCCAGGAAAACAAGGCGGATGCCGAAGCCCAGTGGGAGGTCGTGGCTGACGCGCTGCGCGAGAAGCAGGCGCGGCTCGGCGCCCTCATGGACGCCTCGCGCGACGACGTCCTCGCCTACATGGATTTTCCACGTGAGCATTGGGCCCAGATCGCGTCGACGAACCCACTGGAGCGGGTGAACCGGGAGATCAAGCGCAGGTCTGACGTCATCGGCATCTTCCCGAACGACGAGGCCATCGTCCGTCTCGTCGGCGCGCTGATGCTCGAGACCAATGACGAATGGACGGTTGCGCGGAGATACATGTCGCTTGAAAGCCTGGCGCGTGTCACCGACACTACAACCGTCAGGCTGTCCGCCGTGGCGACCTGA
- a CDS encoding TrbC/VirB2 family protein, with protein MKQISNLFVASLALFLLIAEPALAQSIDLSPIQSLLQGIVDALTGPLGVVIATLAVLGVFLSWFFNIIDLRQALWVLVGIAGVAAAPTIVAAVFAGG; from the coding sequence ATGAAACAGATTTCAAACCTCTTTGTCGCCTCGCTGGCGCTATTCCTGCTGATTGCCGAACCCGCCCTTGCACAGAGCATCGATCTCTCCCCGATCCAGAGCCTGTTACAGGGCATCGTCGATGCGCTGACCGGCCCACTTGGCGTTGTCATCGCGACGCTGGCCGTTCTCGGGGTCTTTCTCAGCTGGTTCTTCAACATCATCGACCTGCGCCAGGCGCTCTGGGTCCTCGTGGGCATCGCTGGTGTTGCCGCCGCCCCCACCATCGTTGCCGCGGTTTTTGCCGGTGGCTGA
- a CDS encoding disulfide bond formation protein B, with product MTRLSGETALGLAWIIALTASLAVLFIGEVLGQTPCVLCWFQRAFMFPLAIVLGLGLWWQDRRVGRYGIALAIGGAAIALWHLGLYVELIPERIQPCTATGPSCTDDNQLVFGIPIPLMALVAFVVIGLLSALSLKEAQE from the coding sequence ATGACCCGACTTTCCGGAGAGACGGCCCTCGGGCTGGCCTGGATCATCGCGCTCACCGCGTCGCTTGCAGTGCTCTTCATCGGCGAGGTTCTGGGGCAGACACCTTGCGTGCTTTGCTGGTTTCAGCGTGCCTTCATGTTTCCCTTGGCCATCGTCCTCGGGCTCGGGCTGTGGTGGCAGGATCGGCGCGTGGGTCGCTACGGGATCGCGCTGGCAATCGGGGGCGCCGCCATAGCGCTCTGGCACCTCGGCCTCTATGTCGAGCTGATCCCCGAACGCATCCAGCCCTGCACGGCGACAGGCCCATCCTGTACTGACGACAATCAACTGGTCTTCGGCATTCCGATTCCTCTGATGGCGCTCGTCGCCTTCGTGGTGATCGGGCTGCTGTCGGCTCTCTCACTGAAGGAAGCACAAGAATGA
- a CDS encoding STAS/SEC14 domain-containing protein, with protein sequence MFTETLTAHDDTIGLACEGKLSESDLKRMHALLHERLQETSKPGLVLDLTRFEGYDGPSALLEDLKIDTAHRNDFRRVAVVGEGALLEWGTRFADVLTTAELRRFDPAEMKAAIAWASER encoded by the coding sequence ATGTTCACCGAGACACTGACAGCTCATGACGACACGATTGGCCTCGCCTGCGAGGGCAAGCTCAGCGAAAGCGACCTGAAACGGATGCACGCCCTGCTTCATGAGCGCCTGCAAGAGACAAGTAAGCCCGGCCTGGTTCTCGATCTCACGAGGTTCGAAGGCTACGATGGGCCGTCCGCTCTGCTCGAAGATCTGAAAATCGACACAGCCCATAGGAATGACTTCCGCCGCGTCGCTGTGGTGGGCGAAGGGGCTTTGTTGGAGTGGGGAACCAGGTTCGCCGACGTGCTGACCACGGCAGAACTCCGTCGGTTCGACCCGGCGGAAATGAAGGCGGCAATCGCCTGGGCAAGTGAAAGGTAG
- a CDS encoding TniB family NTP-binding protein, with amino-acid sequence MRAGKTEEDGRITLIQSDIWIGFPRAEQVLDRLQCMIEAPRQTRMPGLLVHGASGIGKTMIARNLSRRYAPEYDPASGITRTPLLLLQAPPAPDERRFYLHILATVGAPATALSARAQNVASLEVRVVALLRDLGLRMIMIDEVHNLLAGTHREQRRFLNVLRYLSNELEVSLVCLGVSEAVDAIRGDIQLARRLDEHHLPNWRDDAEFSDMIQTLIAAMPLEKKSNLKVKSLKQILALTGGVTSRIFALIKDLSIDAIVTGDECITDDAIAKWTPVWSRHANPHRRLEKSGV; translated from the coding sequence TTGAGGGCAGGAAAAACAGAGGAAGACGGTCGGATCACCCTCATTCAATCGGATATCTGGATTGGCTTTCCGCGGGCCGAACAAGTTCTGGACCGTTTGCAGTGTATGATCGAAGCGCCAAGGCAAACCCGTATGCCTGGCCTTCTTGTGCATGGCGCGTCCGGGATCGGAAAGACGATGATCGCCCGCAATCTTTCGCGCAGATATGCACCGGAATATGACCCAGCATCGGGAATTACGCGAACGCCGCTGTTACTGTTACAAGCACCACCAGCTCCCGACGAACGACGGTTCTATCTGCACATCCTGGCGACCGTCGGGGCACCGGCCACGGCACTGAGCGCGCGCGCTCAAAATGTGGCCTCCCTCGAAGTCCGTGTCGTCGCGCTCTTGCGCGACCTTGGCCTGCGGATGATCATGATCGACGAAGTCCACAACCTCTTGGCCGGGACCCACCGCGAACAGCGCCGCTTTCTCAATGTTCTGCGGTATCTCAGCAATGAACTCGAAGTGTCGCTGGTCTGCCTGGGGGTCAGCGAGGCCGTCGATGCCATCCGTGGTGATATCCAGCTTGCCAGGCGGCTGGACGAACATCACCTTCCAAACTGGCGCGACGACGCCGAGTTCTCGGACATGATCCAGACACTCATCGCGGCAATGCCCCTCGAGAAGAAATCCAATCTGAAGGTCAAGTCACTAAAGCAGATACTTGCGCTGACCGGCGGGGTGACCTCGCGCATCTTCGCCCTGATCAAGGATCTTTCCATCGACGCCATTGTCACAGGTGATGAATGCATCACCGATGACGCAATCGCAAAATGGACGCCGGTTTGGTCGCGCCATGCGAACCCCCATCGGCGGCTCGAGAAGTCCGGGGTGTGA
- a CDS encoding type IV secretion system protein VirB3, whose translation MAERAPLFLGLVRPPKLLGLPIMYAMVWLFGSVLLFVWVQHIAVLGVAALLYPVLWKAADWDPRFIDVMMTALQETPPTRNRSIHGGDSYAP comes from the coding sequence GTGGCTGAGCGCGCGCCTCTCTTTCTTGGGCTCGTGCGCCCGCCGAAGCTTCTGGGCCTGCCCATCATGTACGCGATGGTCTGGCTCTTCGGTTCGGTGCTCTTGTTCGTCTGGGTCCAGCACATCGCGGTGCTGGGTGTCGCCGCCCTGCTCTATCCGGTGCTGTGGAAGGCCGCCGATTGGGACCCGCGTTTCATCGACGTAATGATGACGGCGCTGCAGGAGACGCCACCCACGCGAAACCGCAGCATCCATGGCGGGGACAG
- a CDS encoding lytic transglycosylase domain-containing protein, which produces MVLVMESDGSLIPSRSQSSFARNYNDGIGQGSASDGIAIFGEVEAEQEGVQVEALARPTPLPRADVLSGIQITALRYAGHPGLRRAGLSVTDWLALYRANIEVESAYRQDAISSAGAIGLGQLMPATARDLGVDPRQPLQNLDGSARYLAMMLETFGDPRLALAAYNAGPDAVRQYGGVPPYRETQNHVARVMAVVARLEGSNS; this is translated from the coding sequence ATGGTGCTGGTCATGGAGAGCGACGGCTCCCTGATCCCGTCCCGCTCCCAAAGCAGCTTTGCTCGAAACTACAATGACGGCATCGGTCAGGGTTCGGCCTCCGATGGGATCGCGATCTTCGGCGAGGTAGAGGCCGAGCAAGAGGGCGTCCAAGTCGAGGCCCTTGCCCGCCCGACTCCCCTGCCCCGCGCCGATGTCCTCTCCGGGATTCAGATCACGGCCTTGCGCTATGCCGGCCATCCCGGCCTGCGTCGCGCGGGGCTTTCCGTGACGGATTGGCTGGCTCTCTATCGAGCCAATATTGAGGTTGAGAGCGCCTACCGGCAGGATGCGATTTCAAGTGCAGGTGCCATTGGCCTTGGCCAGCTGATGCCCGCCACTGCGCGTGATCTCGGCGTCGACCCGCGTCAACCATTGCAGAACCTCGACGGCTCCGCCCGCTACCTCGCGATGATGCTGGAGACGTTCGGCGATCCGCGTCTGGCGCTGGCTGCCTACAACGCCGGACCCGATGCGGTCCGCCAGTATGGCGGCGTCCCCCCCTACCGAGAAACCCAGAACCACGTGGCCCGCGTCATGGCCGTCGTGGCCCGATTGGAAGGATCAAATTCATGA
- a CDS encoding cation diffusion facilitator family transporter, producing MPHDHGHAHIDPQSGDRRVSIAIWANGLLTVAQIVGGILSGSLALIADALHNFSDMASLVIAFFARKIARRPADKRMTFGYGRVEIVAALINYTTLILIGFYLIYEGGMRMIDPPEVQGWTVVILGGVALVVDTLTALLTYSMQKGSVNIRALFLHNLSDALASVAVIIGGSLILLYNMRWVDPAITIGIALYILYLAFTEIGGPIRTLMLGSPPDIDNETVVQAMRGVDGVADVHHVHLWQMQEHEAALDCHVVLTADGWGQIEKIKAAIKDRLKDDFSIGHSSLEFEHEDRAHENADLYGHGKPEKEEENHVHRDTDSS from the coding sequence GTGCCGCATGATCACGGCCACGCCCACATCGATCCTCAATCCGGTGATCGTCGCGTCTCCATCGCCATCTGGGCCAACGGCCTCCTGACGGTCGCGCAGATCGTCGGCGGGATCCTTTCCGGCAGCCTCGCGCTGATCGCGGATGCCCTCCACAATTTCTCGGACATGGCGTCGCTGGTGATCGCCTTCTTCGCGCGTAAGATCGCTCGCCGCCCGGCGGACAAGCGCATGACCTTCGGCTATGGGCGGGTAGAAATCGTCGCAGCGCTCATCAACTACACGACACTTATCCTGATCGGCTTCTACCTGATCTACGAGGGTGGCATGCGCATGATCGACCCACCAGAGGTACAGGGCTGGACGGTGGTGATCCTGGGCGGTGTGGCACTGGTCGTCGACACGTTGACGGCGCTGCTCACCTATTCGATGCAGAAAGGCAGCGTGAACATCCGTGCGCTCTTCCTGCACAACCTATCGGACGCTTTGGCCTCCGTGGCGGTCATCATCGGCGGCTCGCTCATCCTCCTCTACAACATGCGGTGGGTCGACCCGGCGATCACCATCGGCATCGCTCTCTACATCCTCTACCTCGCATTTACCGAGATCGGCGGTCCGATTCGGACGCTGATGCTCGGCAGTCCACCGGACATCGATAATGAAACCGTCGTTCAGGCGATGCGGGGTGTGGATGGTGTCGCGGACGTTCATCACGTGCATCTGTGGCAGATGCAGGAGCACGAGGCGGCTCTGGACTGCCACGTCGTGCTGACAGCGGACGGCTGGGGTCAAATCGAAAAGATCAAGGCCGCGATCAAGGACCGGCTGAAGGACGATTTCAGCATCGGTCATTCGAGTCTGGAATTTGAGCACGAAGACCGCGCACACGAAAACGCTGACCTTTACGGTCACGGCAAACCGGAAAAAGAGGAGGAAAACCATGTTCACCGAGACACTGACAGCTCATGA